The following DNA comes from Spirochaetota bacterium.
ATCTTATCAATATCAGGTTTATCAATCTTACCAAGAAACTGTCTTGCGTAAGTAGAAACAGACTCTAGGTATCTTCTTTCACCTTCTGCGTAGATAGTGTTAAAAGCAAGAGAAGATTTGCCAGAACCAGAAAGACCAGTAACAACAACTAGCTTGTTTTTAGGTATTGAAAGGTCTATGTTTTTAAGATTATGCTCTCTTGCCCCTTTTATTATAATGTATTCATTCATAGGCTCATCACCAAACAAGTTAATTATAAAATTTAATAAAAATTCTACGAACATTGGAGTTCTATACTAAACATTTGAAGCTCTTCATCAGAATTGAAATTTTGAAAAGACCACATTAAATATTATACTATACTTTCAGGAGGAAGTTATGATAAGGTTAGCTACATTTGTTTTAACTCTAATCTTTGTTGGATACTATGCATTTGGTTTCTACTTAAATCTATCTCCTTCACAAAGGAAAGATCTATCTAACGATTGGCTAGAAGCAGGTAAAGCGTTTGAGAGTTCAGGTAAAACTAAGAAGGCAATAGCAAGTTATAAGCATGCATTTAACCTTTACCCATTCGGAGAGGCAGGTAAAGAAGCACAGAGAATACTGAGAGAAAAACATAATATTAGTCTTTCCTACACAAAAGCATCTTTTGAAAAATACAACTTGGACCTCGCTAGGAAATATGAGAAGTCTAATTATAAATACTCTGTGAATGCTTACCTTATGGCTTACGATGTAAGCAACAACCCAGAATATTTGTATAGAGCTTCAATAGTCCTTTACAACAACAATCAGAAGAGCAAAGCAAAAGAACTAGCTCAAAGAGCAGTCTCTGAAGGATTTGATAAAAACAAAGTTAAACCAGAGTTATTAAGATAACGCTTTCTTCATAGATAGTGTGCTAAGAATTGATGCTACTTTAGAAGCAATATCCATATAAATTTTTGAAATAAAATGAGACTCATCCTCATAAACGATAGGTGTTCCCTTGTCGCTTAGTTCTGCAACTCTTGGAGATAATGGTATCTCTCCGAGTATATCAAGTTTTCTATTCTCAAGATACTTGTTTATGTCAGCTCTCGGGAAGATGTAGTTTTTCTCTCCACAGTGTTCGCATGCCAAGTAAGCCATGTTTAGAACCATACCTAAAATTGGAACTCCCATTTTCTCAAACATATTCACACCTTTAACAGTATCTATCACTGCGACAAGTTGAGGCGTAGAAACCATTACTATACCAGATATAGGTATGTTTTGAGAAAGAGTTATCTGAATATCACCAGTTCCGGGTGGTAAATCCAAAACTAGGTAATCCAAATCCCCCCAACCAACATCTTCAAATAACTGTTTAACAGCAGTAGTCTGAATGGGACCACGCCATATGATAGGGGATGAGTCATCTGTAAGAAGTCCAACAGATAGAACCTTGATACCATGTATCTCCGGTGGAACTATTTTTGAATTCCTTATCTTTGGCTGTCCCACGAGCCCAAGCATTATCGGAATATTAGGACCGTGAAGGTCAAGATCCAAAAGCCCTACCTTTGAACCATACTTTGCTAACGATAAAGCAAGGTTAACTGAAACGGTAGTCTTACCAACTCCTCCCTTACAACTATACACTGCAATTATATTCTTGACATCTTTTATATTATCTAAATTGATTATCCTATTGACAGGAGTTTTGTATGTAGGATTTTCTGGTGCTTTTACAACCTTGCTCTTCATAGTAACATTTATCTTATAGTCACTCCCAAATCTCTCTTTAAGAACATATTCAACATCACTCTCTATCTTTGACTTTACTGGACATGCAGGTGTAGTTAATACTATCTCACAATTTATCTCATTCTCATTTATACTCACATCACCAACCATACCCATTCTAACTATATCTATACCCAAATCAGGGTCCAGAACACTCCTTAAAGTATCTATAACATCTTCTCTTGAAACCATAAACTTCTCCTTGTAAAATTTTATTCTATTATTTTAATAAAATTTGAAGAAATTTTCAAAAGACATAACAATTCTAATCTTAACTCAATACAAGTTGAAAATAAACTTTACCTTTGTCTAAAATTCTAGAAAAGAGGATGTAGATATGCCTACTATAAACCAACTTGTTAGGAAGGGAAGAGAAAA
Coding sequences within:
- a CDS encoding Mrp/NBP35 family ATP-binding protein, giving the protein MVSREDVIDTLRSVLDPDLGIDIVRMGMVGDVSINENEINCEIVLTTPACPVKSKIESDVEYVLKERFGSDYKINVTMKSKVVKAPENPTYKTPVNRIINLDNIKDVKNIIAVYSCKGGVGKTTVSVNLALSLAKYGSKVGLLDLDLHGPNIPIMLGLVGQPKIRNSKIVPPEIHGIKVLSVGLLTDDSSPIIWRGPIQTTAVKQLFEDVGWGDLDYLVLDLPPGTGDIQITLSQNIPISGIVMVSTPQLVAVIDTVKGVNMFEKMGVPILGMVLNMAYLACEHCGEKNYIFPRADINKYLENRKLDILGEIPLSPRVAELSDKGTPIVYEDESHFISKIYMDIASKVASILSTLSMKKALS